One Bdellovibrio sp. ArHS genomic region harbors:
- a CDS encoding LptE family protein gives MDAIFKGLLILTVSFSVLLSGCAYRMGAASRSIPGGYKQISVPVFKNRTQETGIEVGFTNALILEFQRSRIARIVDNSLSEVAVIGQIDSIQYIPGAKRVAGDQSSGYLPNGTVIATEYRILLTVTVKVVRQADGTELWSGSFGGERTYAAPQVTLAGVNSVNPLYNLSARRQNIDIMANDIMAEAHDRITENF, from the coding sequence GTGGACGCAATCTTTAAAGGCCTACTCATTCTGACTGTCAGCTTCTCGGTTCTTCTCTCGGGATGTGCTTACCGCATGGGGGCTGCGAGTCGCAGTATTCCGGGCGGATACAAACAAATATCCGTCCCCGTTTTTAAAAATAGAACACAAGAGACAGGCATCGAAGTTGGCTTTACCAATGCGTTGATTTTGGAGTTCCAACGTTCTCGCATTGCCCGCATTGTGGACAACTCCTTGTCGGAAGTGGCAGTGATCGGTCAGATCGACAGCATTCAGTACATACCCGGTGCTAAACGGGTGGCTGGGGATCAGTCCTCGGGCTATTTGCCAAATGGAACTGTCATCGCGACAGAATACCGGATTCTTCTTACAGTAACTGTCAAAGTCGTCAGACAGGCGGATGGCACTGAGCTTTGGAGCGGAAGCTTCGGCGGAGAGCGTACTTATGCGGCACCTCAGGTGACGCTCGCAGGCGTGAACTCGGTAAATCCTCTTTACAATCTTTCTGCGCGCAGGCAGAACATTGACATCATGGCGAATGACATTATGGCCGAAGCCCATGATCGTATTACAGAAAACTTTTGA
- a CDS encoding alanine--glyoxylate aminotransferase family protein yields MTSLNDNYSLLAPGPVNLHPEVRKVLALPMIHHRTPEFDAILKRVLTGIKRVFQTTQDVYLLTSTGSGGMEALLVNVLSPGDKVIAIVSGKFGERWADMAKTFGAEVITVNVPWGEAVKVSEIEELLKKNPGARAVLCQACETSTAVAHPIQELAAIIKNYSDTLFLVDAITALGAYPLPMDAWGIDGLVAGSQKAFMLPTGMTFLALSEKAWKFVDQAQCPRYYFDLRKEKKANIAGETFYSSNVAIIRALDTVLDLIEKQGLNELFHAIHRRAEFTRKFGVKLGFGLYAKSPSDSVTALTVPAGLDGQKIRLHLEETHAITIMGGQDQAKGKIIRIGHMGYIQDEEQVRLIECLGHTLRFFDPDFVSLEQISNITDEAKKWLKENP; encoded by the coding sequence ATGACATCTCTCAATGACAATTACAGTTTGCTGGCGCCAGGCCCGGTGAATCTTCACCCTGAGGTGCGCAAAGTATTGGCACTTCCGATGATTCACCATCGCACCCCCGAATTTGACGCAATTTTAAAACGCGTGTTGACGGGAATTAAACGCGTTTTTCAAACGACTCAAGATGTTTATCTTTTAACCTCCACGGGTTCGGGAGGCATGGAAGCCCTTCTGGTCAACGTGCTTTCTCCTGGCGACAAAGTGATCGCCATTGTTTCCGGAAAATTCGGCGAGCGTTGGGCCGACATGGCGAAAACTTTTGGCGCCGAGGTCATCACCGTCAATGTTCCTTGGGGCGAAGCCGTCAAAGTTTCTGAGATTGAAGAGCTTCTAAAAAAGAATCCGGGTGCACGTGCGGTGCTTTGTCAGGCGTGCGAAACCTCCACAGCCGTCGCGCATCCCATTCAAGAACTGGCCGCCATCATCAAAAATTATTCTGACACTTTGTTCTTAGTCGACGCGATCACGGCCTTGGGGGCCTACCCCCTTCCTATGGATGCCTGGGGCATAGATGGTTTGGTGGCGGGTTCGCAAAAAGCCTTCATGCTGCCAACTGGAATGACCTTCTTGGCGCTCTCAGAAAAAGCCTGGAAGTTTGTCGATCAAGCTCAGTGTCCCCGTTACTATTTCGATTTGCGCAAAGAGAAAAAAGCCAACATCGCGGGCGAAACTTTTTACTCTTCCAACGTCGCCATCATCCGCGCTTTGGATACGGTTTTAGACCTGATCGAAAAGCAGGGTTTGAATGAACTCTTCCACGCGATCCATCGTCGCGCTGAATTCACACGGAAGTTCGGAGTGAAACTGGGATTCGGTTTGTATGCAAAATCACCCAGTGATTCCGTGACAGCTTTGACCGTGCCCGCCGGCCTGGATGGACAAAAAATTCGCCTGCATCTAGAAGAAACTCATGCGATTACAATCATGGGTGGCCAGGATCAAGCCAAAGGAAAAATCATTCGCATCGGCCACATGGGTTACATTCAGGACGAAGAACAAGTGCGCCTGATTGAATGTCTGGGGCACACGTTGCGCTTCTTCGATCCTGACTTTGTGTCCCTGGAACAGATCTCTAACATCACGGACGAAGCAAAAAAGTGGTTAAAGGAAAATCCATGA
- a CDS encoding D-2-hydroxyacid dehydrogenase yields the protein MKKKILITDRFAQDSFLYLQQHSQFEVVRSDHPHHLPLEHLVSANALLIRSRTTINEELLKKARQLQLIITCTSGFDHIDLDATQKWGVTVMHTPSANIESAAQLTWGLVLNCVNNIPQAHKMVKAGEWKRDLVTGIELSGRTYGIVGLGRIGSRVAELATAFGMNVVAFDPYQEDEVFERLKIPRLSYEEVLKTADILSFHVPKTLETEHMLNRSHFEYIHRGLILINTSRGSVINENDLCEAIEKGWLRSVGLDVFEKEPLSRNSKLLTYPNVVLTPHIGANTEDAFFKASQVAANKLMAFFIDGSTSDTLPPRAPWYGAAPFKGE from the coding sequence ATGAAGAAGAAGATCCTGATCACTGATCGTTTCGCGCAAGATAGTTTTTTATATCTGCAACAGCACAGTCAGTTCGAGGTGGTTCGCAGTGATCATCCTCACCATCTACCACTTGAACACCTGGTGAGTGCCAACGCCCTGCTTATTCGCAGTCGCACCACCATTAACGAAGAGCTGCTAAAAAAAGCCCGCCAGTTGCAGTTGATCATCACTTGCACCAGCGGCTTTGATCATATTGATCTGGACGCGACTCAAAAATGGGGCGTCACGGTTATGCACACCCCTTCTGCCAATATCGAGTCGGCGGCCCAATTGACTTGGGGCCTGGTTCTTAATTGCGTCAATAACATCCCGCAAGCTCACAAAATGGTGAAGGCTGGCGAATGGAAACGCGATCTGGTCACCGGCATTGAGCTGTCGGGACGCACGTATGGAATTGTCGGCTTAGGCCGCATTGGTTCCAGAGTGGCCGAGTTGGCCACTGCTTTTGGCATGAATGTGGTCGCCTTTGATCCTTACCAAGAGGACGAAGTTTTCGAGCGCCTTAAAATTCCCCGCCTTAGTTATGAAGAGGTTTTAAAAACTGCTGACATCTTAAGCTTTCACGTTCCGAAAACTTTGGAAACCGAACATATGCTCAACCGCTCGCACTTCGAATACATTCATCGAGGTTTGATTCTTATCAACACGTCGCGCGGCTCAGTGATTAATGAAAATGATCTCTGTGAAGCCATTGAAAAAGGCTGGCTGCGCTCCGTCGGACTGGATGTTTTTGAGAAAGAACCGCTGTCGCGAAATTCGAAACTTCTCACCTATCCCAATGTGGTACTGACACCACATATTGGAGCTAATACGGAAGATGCTTTCTTTAAAGCGTCCCAAGTCGCAGCTAATAAGCTTATGGCGTTTTTTATCGATGGTTCAACCTCTGACACCCTCCCGCCAAGAGCCCCTTGGTATGGGGCCGCTCCATTTAAAGGCGAATAA
- a CDS encoding adenylosuccinate synthase, with translation MSGIVVVGAQWGDEGKGKLIDVFAEKADMVVRYQGGANAGHTLVVNGQKTVLHLVPSGILRPETTCVIAPGVVIDVLSIRDEINKLKSTGYLQNPKQLLISDTATIILPYHKALDAAREAALSDGKIGTTGKGIGPAYEDRASRRAVLFGDIFDRETLKAKVELALREKNFMLENYYKAPTFKLEDIMADLEKVAEDLAPYRCKDSSLFINKNLKAGKRVLFEGAQGTMLDVMHGTYPFVTSSSTLASNACASAGISPMSIQKVIGVFKAYATRVGSGPFPTELNDEIGKKIQTDGHEFGSTTGRARRCGWLDLVALKYAIRVNGITNLAMMKLDVLTGHDRIGVCTAYKLNGEVITELPTSPYELEKVEPVIEWIPGWKEDLTKVKTLSDLPRPTTNYIDYLGSQLGTPIDVISVGPGREQTLWVKPLFNN, from the coding sequence ATGTCAGGTATTGTTGTTGTCGGAGCCCAATGGGGCGATGAAGGTAAAGGTAAACTTATTGATGTCTTCGCTGAAAAAGCAGACATGGTTGTTCGCTATCAAGGCGGCGCCAACGCGGGCCACACACTCGTTGTTAACGGCCAAAAAACAGTTCTTCACTTAGTCCCCAGCGGAATTCTTCGTCCCGAAACCACCTGCGTGATTGCTCCGGGTGTGGTGATCGACGTTCTTTCGATCCGGGATGAAATCAATAAATTAAAATCGACTGGATACTTACAAAATCCCAAGCAGTTGCTGATCTCGGATACGGCGACGATCATTCTTCCTTATCACAAAGCTTTAGATGCTGCTCGCGAGGCGGCCTTGAGCGATGGTAAAATCGGAACCACCGGCAAAGGCATCGGCCCAGCTTACGAGGACCGAGCTTCCCGCCGCGCTGTTTTGTTCGGCGATATTTTCGACCGCGAAACTTTGAAGGCCAAAGTGGAACTCGCTTTGCGCGAAAAGAACTTCATGCTTGAGAACTACTACAAGGCGCCGACTTTCAAACTGGAAGACATCATGGCAGACCTTGAAAAAGTGGCAGAGGACTTGGCTCCGTATCGCTGCAAGGACTCTTCTTTGTTCATCAATAAAAATTTGAAGGCCGGAAAACGCGTCTTGTTCGAAGGTGCTCAAGGAACCATGTTGGACGTGATGCACGGAACATATCCGTTTGTCACAAGCTCTTCGACCCTGGCTTCAAATGCCTGCGCCAGCGCCGGCATCAGCCCAATGAGCATTCAAAAAGTCATCGGCGTTTTTAAAGCCTACGCCACCCGTGTGGGCAGTGGCCCTTTCCCGACAGAGTTGAATGACGAAATCGGAAAGAAAATCCAAACAGACGGCCACGAGTTCGGCTCGACCACAGGCCGCGCCCGTCGCTGTGGATGGTTGGATCTAGTTGCTTTGAAGTATGCCATTCGCGTCAACGGCATTACCAATCTTGCGATGATGAAATTAGATGTTCTGACCGGCCATGACCGCATCGGCGTCTGCACGGCTTATAAACTTAATGGCGAAGTCATTACTGAACTTCCGACGTCACCGTATGAGTTAGAAAAAGTGGAGCCCGTGATCGAGTGGATTCCCGGTTGGAAAGAAGATTTAACGAAAGTAAAAACACTTTCAGATCTTCCGCGTCCGACCACTAACTACATCGACTACTTAGGTTCACAATTAGGAACTCCGATTGACGTAATTTCAGTGGGTCCCGGTCGCGAACAGACATTGTGGGTCAAACCTTTGTTCAATAATTAA
- a CDS encoding ISL3 family transposase gives MPLIRSESIIGLPGYKIISCNGLNTVEIIAEYTGVITCVHCRSINLRKKERFQRVLKHHSIGSAKSLLIIQTHKFHCRDCGKYFNQRMPGVLPYQRVTEPFKDEVATRHHDGHSVLKVSKRLSLGQATVSRYYKSYLQREFNEHKNASCPKILGIDEKKFSKKLGYQTTLVNLQKHTVFDIVLGRTESNLGKYLRCMPDRNNCKVIVMDLSETYRKIAQDYFPKAMIVADRFHVVRLINQHFLKTWGQLDELGRKNRGLTYLMRMHEWTNMKEKSRRNLNRYLTENPALKAVYDFKQRLMKIILTRVYSRRDAMKIIPQFLDAIRALKNSKFRNLETLGNTLENWSEEIVRMWRFSKTNSITEGLHRRMDEIQNRAYGMHNFGNYRIRVKAYCS, from the coding sequence ATGCCCCTAATCAGGTCGGAATCTATCATTGGACTACCAGGTTATAAAATCATTTCCTGCAATGGCTTAAATACCGTTGAAATCATCGCAGAATACACAGGTGTTATTACCTGTGTGCATTGCAGATCTATCAATTTACGCAAGAAAGAGCGCTTTCAAAGGGTTTTGAAGCATCACAGTATTGGGTCTGCTAAAAGCCTTTTAATCATCCAAACCCATAAGTTTCATTGCCGAGATTGTGGTAAATACTTCAACCAAAGAATGCCTGGGGTTTTGCCGTATCAAAGGGTTACTGAGCCATTTAAAGACGAAGTTGCAACCAGACATCATGACGGCCATTCGGTTTTAAAAGTGAGCAAGCGCTTATCGCTCGGCCAGGCAACTGTTAGTCGATATTATAAAAGCTATTTGCAGCGCGAATTTAATGAACATAAAAATGCAAGCTGTCCCAAGATTTTGGGGATTGATGAAAAGAAATTTTCTAAGAAGTTGGGTTATCAAACGACACTTGTGAACCTTCAGAAGCACACTGTGTTTGATATTGTTCTTGGACGCACGGAATCCAATCTGGGTAAGTATTTGCGGTGCATGCCTGATCGCAACAACTGCAAAGTAATCGTGATGGATTTATCAGAAACTTATCGCAAAATCGCGCAAGATTACTTCCCCAAGGCGATGATCGTTGCAGATCGATTTCATGTGGTCAGATTGATCAATCAGCACTTTCTAAAAACCTGGGGGCAACTCGATGAACTTGGCCGAAAAAATCGAGGACTGACCTACTTAATGCGCATGCACGAATGGACCAATATGAAAGAAAAATCTCGTAGGAACTTAAACAGATATTTAACTGAAAATCCCGCACTGAAAGCCGTCTATGACTTCAAGCAGAGGTTGATGAAAATCATCCTAACCAGAGTTTACAGCAGGCGCGATGCCATGAAGATCATCCCACAGTTTTTGGACGCTATTAGGGCCTTGAAAAATTCGAAATTCAGAAATCTAGAAACACTGGGGAATACTTTGGAAAACTGGAGTGAAGAAATCGTTAGAATGTGGAGATTTAGTAAAACCAACTCGATAACCGAGGGTTTACATCGAAGGATGGATGAGATACAAAACCGAGCCTACGGAATGCATAACTTTGGAAATTACAGAATCAGAGTGAAGGCATATTGTAGCTAG
- a CDS encoding SRPBCC family protein — MGFNKIKIEATVRGDRSQVWEAWTKPEHITKWNFATDSWCCPWAENDLRVGGKYSARMEAKDGSFGFDFEGVYQEVTPYSRLVFVMPDGRSVATEFADEGGQTRITTVFDAETQNSEEMQKNGWQAILNNFKGYFEGL, encoded by the coding sequence ATGGGGTTTAATAAAATAAAAATTGAAGCCACTGTTCGGGGAGATCGCTCGCAAGTATGGGAGGCGTGGACAAAGCCTGAGCACATCACGAAATGGAATTTTGCCACCGACAGCTGGTGTTGTCCTTGGGCTGAAAATGACTTGCGTGTGGGTGGAAAGTATTCGGCCCGCATGGAGGCCAAGGACGGCAGTTTTGGTTTCGACTTTGAAGGAGTCTATCAGGAAGTAACACCTTATTCGCGACTGGTGTTTGTGATGCCCGATGGAAGATCTGTCGCCACGGAATTTGCGGATGAGGGCGGGCAGACGCGGATTACGACGGTATTCGATGCGGAAACGCAGAACTCGGAAGAGATGCAGAAGAATGGCTGGCAGGCTATTTTGAATAATTTTAAGGGGTATTTTGAGGGGTTGTGA
- a CDS encoding lipocalin family protein, with protein sequence MNSFILALVAMTLTSAMSSVSFAGHGKKEIPTVQGVDLNSYVGLWYEIRRIENEFQDNEPAQGEGVCYNVTAEYSFLPKGKIGVKNTCNRNSGAFVAKAKAQAVKGSNNAKLKVNFTGIPFLEWLGVGNGDYWVLALGEKNADNQYSWVLVGSPTLEYGWILSRTPELPESEIHTALAIAESVGYDAHLFKSFQR encoded by the coding sequence ATGAACAGCTTCATTTTGGCTCTCGTCGCAATGACTCTCACTTCAGCAATGTCTTCAGTCTCTTTTGCAGGTCACGGGAAAAAAGAAATTCCTACAGTTCAGGGTGTGGATCTGAACTCTTATGTGGGCTTGTGGTATGAGATCCGTCGTATCGAAAATGAATTTCAGGATAACGAACCGGCGCAAGGCGAAGGTGTTTGTTACAATGTGACTGCCGAATATTCTTTTTTACCAAAAGGTAAAATCGGCGTTAAAAATACCTGCAACCGTAATTCGGGAGCTTTTGTAGCGAAAGCCAAAGCGCAGGCCGTGAAAGGCTCCAATAATGCGAAGTTGAAAGTCAACTTCACTGGTATTCCGTTTTTGGAATGGCTCGGTGTCGGTAACGGCGATTACTGGGTTCTAGCTCTTGGCGAAAAAAATGCCGACAATCAATACTCTTGGGTTTTGGTGGGTTCACCAACTCTTGAATACGGATGGATTTTGTCCAGAACTCCTGAATTACCTGAAAGCGAAATCCACACAGCGTTGGCGATCGCTGAATCCGTCGGCTATGACGCCCACCTTTTCAAATCTTTCCAAAGATAA
- a CDS encoding MerR family transcriptional regulator: MKLFIEHLYSYLLLIINERVWEHRYAALKPLRTESGRRLYTENDVLKVRALLALTQQGYRVGDIAHKNLAELNRMQLQKTTGKMREDLNPVIKTILTKANAFAWNDVRTLVLQEKENTKPLNWVHSLVIPLLGEIGRQVDSGSFSIAQEHILSAIIKESLAYRFKKKTPSLKNPRLVFAAPEGDFHDIGLLIASHIAAELKANTLFLGPHMPKDELTAVCVRYKPTHLLLTSTTTQQDGAKDDFLSYVNFLDRNLDPKITFWLAGKNTQKYSLELSRPFKFMDSFETYQHDLKKCLK; encoded by the coding sequence ATGAAGCTGTTCATAGAACACCTCTATTCATATCTGTTGTTAATAATAAACGAACGCGTCTGGGAACACCGCTATGCGGCCTTAAAACCCCTGCGCACGGAATCGGGTCGACGCCTTTACACGGAAAATGATGTCCTAAAGGTTCGTGCACTCCTTGCCCTCACCCAGCAAGGTTATCGCGTCGGTGATATCGCCCATAAAAACTTGGCCGAGCTGAACCGCATGCAACTTCAAAAGACGACCGGAAAAATGCGCGAAGATCTAAACCCAGTCATCAAAACGATCCTCACTAAGGCCAATGCCTTCGCCTGGAACGACGTGCGTACGCTGGTATTGCAAGAAAAGGAAAACACGAAACCGCTGAACTGGGTGCACAGTCTAGTTATCCCTCTTTTAGGAGAAATCGGCCGACAGGTGGATTCCGGCAGCTTTTCCATTGCTCAGGAACATATTCTGTCAGCCATCATCAAAGAAAGTCTCGCATATCGCTTCAAAAAAAAGACACCTTCTTTAAAAAATCCGCGCCTTGTTTTTGCAGCCCCCGAGGGCGATTTTCATGACATCGGATTGTTGATCGCGTCGCATATCGCCGCCGAGCTAAAAGCCAACACCCTTTTTCTGGGACCACATATGCCCAAGGACGAGTTGACGGCCGTTTGCGTTCGCTACAAACCGACACATTTACTTTTAACCTCCACGACGACACAACAGGATGGCGCCAAAGATGATTTTCTAAGCTACGTAAACTTTCTTGATCGTAATTTAGATCCCAAAATTACTTTTTGGTTGGCGGGAAAAAACACACAGAAGTACTCACTTGAACTCAGTCGACCCTTTAAATTCATGGACTCATTTGAAACCTATCAGCACGATTTAAAAAAGTGTTTGAAGTAA
- a CDS encoding metalloregulator ArsR/SmtB family transcription factor: MQDNLSQTFSALADPTRRAMLARLAKGEANVSDLAEPFLKDMSLPAITKHLKVLEKAGLITKSKEAQYRPCKLNGEALKTASDWMEQYRVFWEESFDRLDEYLKSVTAKKKAKGKKHGRKK, translated from the coding sequence ATGCAAGACAATCTCAGCCAAACATTCTCAGCTCTGGCCGATCCTACCCGCCGGGCCATGTTGGCTCGCCTTGCCAAGGGTGAGGCCAATGTCTCTGATCTTGCTGAGCCGTTCCTAAAGGACATGAGTCTTCCCGCCATCACCAAACATCTTAAAGTTTTAGAAAAAGCCGGCCTGATCACGAAGTCCAAAGAGGCCCAGTACCGCCCCTGCAAACTGAATGGCGAAGCCTTAAAGACGGCTTCAGATTGGATGGAGCAATACCGGGTTTTCTGGGAAGAAAGTTTTGATCGACTGGATGAATATCTCAAATCTGTGACCGCTAAAAAGAAAGCGAAAGGAAAGAAACATGGGCGCAAAAAATAA